From a single Lewinella sp. LCG006 genomic region:
- a CDS encoding DoxX family protein — protein MTITCLFSLILMATVYIVAGITHFRIPKFFLSITPKWVPAPEVVNKIVGAGEILLGVFLFFPATRTYAAIGIIVLLIAVFPANVYHFQKALKKQKMVWVTALRLPVQLLLIYWAYSFV, from the coding sequence ATGACTATCACTTGCCTTTTTTCACTGATCTTGATGGCAACGGTATACATCGTTGCGGGTATTACTCATTTTCGAATTCCAAAATTCTTCCTGAGTATCACCCCAAAATGGGTGCCTGCCCCTGAGGTTGTCAACAAAATAGTGGGTGCTGGAGAGATTTTACTAGGCGTTTTTTTATTTTTCCCTGCTACGCGAACCTACGCAGCTATTGGTATCATTGTCTTGCTCATCGCGGTATTTCCAGCCAATGTCTACCATTTTCAAAAAGCACTAAAAAAGCAAAAAATGGTCTGGGTGACAGCGCTACGGCTTCCCGTGCAGCTGCTTTTGATTTACTGGGCTTATAGTTTTGTGTGA
- a CDS encoding molybdopterin cofactor-binding domain-containing protein — protein MSKEKKGFSRRKFLVRGAVGVGVILGTGYLTRSIWRRSIADMANTLDASYLGDTKTPPLWFEVTAENQIILYSPKVEMGQGTFTSLAQIAADELEVAIDRIKVVHAASDTGNIDGLSTGGSTSVSSLWMPLRELAATMREMLKNEAAKALNTNVATLQLNNGVISGGGKEMTYGEVAAGVQEWEIPDVPPLKDIKDYKYVGQPIPRVDLADKVFGAPIFGMDAIMPDMLYGAVVRSSLIGATYKGADTSKAEGMPGVVKIVKEPDFVGVVATSRMEAENAKNAIVVDWDVSRTWQSADIEAMIQVGQGDPVEIQKTGQAEDILSDEEGLIVSEFKSPIGAHAQMEPNGAVAFVEADKATVMISTQVVDITRKEVADRLGLDKEQVNIIPTFLGGGFGRRLHTPNAIQVAVLSKAVGKPVKCFFNRKEEFQNDTFRPPTHHVLKAKLTEDGLIEAIEHNISSGDVMFGSALLPDLLGPIVGADIGAWRGGMIQYRAIPNFRAVSWRVKLPFSTSWWRSLGLLANTFAIESFMDELAIKAGKDPVQFRLAQIQDDKAGQRLKAVINAAADKAGWKDEVVNGRAMGFAASTDANTPCAHVVEVSIEDGEIKVHKVTCAMDPGIAVNPDQVRAQCEGSIIMGMSAAMYEQMKVKDGALTPTIYGPYQMALMRDAPKEIEVVLLQNDDKPGAVGEPPMGPIGAAVANAVFRLTGQRLREMPLQLA, from the coding sequence ATGAGCAAAGAGAAAAAAGGTTTTTCGCGACGCAAGTTCCTGGTACGTGGTGCTGTGGGCGTTGGCGTGATTTTAGGCACGGGTTATCTGACACGTTCCATCTGGCGGCGCAGCATTGCCGATATGGCCAATACATTGGATGCCTCCTATTTAGGGGATACCAAAACGCCCCCGCTTTGGTTTGAGGTGACGGCTGAAAACCAGATCATTCTGTATTCACCTAAGGTAGAGATGGGCCAGGGGACCTTTACGAGCTTGGCGCAAATAGCTGCTGATGAGCTGGAAGTAGCTATCGACCGTATCAAGGTGGTGCATGCCGCTAGCGATACCGGTAATATTGATGGCTTATCCACCGGTGGTAGTACCTCCGTTTCCAGTTTGTGGATGCCCTTGCGCGAATTGGCCGCGACAATGCGTGAAATGCTTAAAAACGAAGCGGCCAAAGCACTGAATACCAATGTCGCTACTTTGCAACTGAACAATGGTGTTATTTCAGGCGGTGGTAAAGAGATGACCTACGGCGAGGTTGCAGCCGGCGTACAGGAGTGGGAAATCCCTGATGTGCCTCCTCTTAAAGATATTAAGGACTATAAATACGTGGGCCAGCCCATTCCTCGGGTAGATTTGGCGGATAAGGTATTTGGTGCACCTATCTTTGGTATGGATGCCATCATGCCGGATATGCTTTACGGGGCCGTCGTGCGGTCTTCCTTAATTGGAGCTACGTACAAAGGGGCTGATACCAGCAAAGCTGAGGGTATGCCCGGCGTCGTGAAGATTGTCAAAGAACCCGATTTCGTAGGCGTAGTAGCCACTTCGCGCATGGAAGCCGAAAACGCCAAAAATGCTATTGTCGTAGATTGGGACGTTAGCCGCACCTGGCAGTCGGCGGATATCGAAGCAATGATCCAGGTAGGGCAGGGCGACCCCGTGGAAATTCAGAAAACCGGCCAGGCAGAGGACATCCTCTCCGACGAGGAAGGGCTGATCGTCTCGGAGTTTAAGAGTCCCATCGGCGCGCATGCTCAAATGGAACCTAATGGTGCCGTCGCTTTTGTAGAAGCAGATAAAGCAACGGTAATGATCTCTACCCAGGTCGTAGACATCACCCGTAAGGAAGTGGCCGATCGACTGGGCCTGGACAAAGAACAGGTGAATATTATCCCTACTTTTTTGGGTGGTGGCTTTGGTCGTCGTCTGCATACGCCGAATGCGATCCAGGTGGCCGTACTCTCAAAAGCGGTAGGAAAGCCCGTAAAGTGTTTCTTCAATCGCAAGGAAGAGTTCCAAAATGATACTTTCCGGCCACCTACTCACCACGTTTTAAAAGCAAAGCTTACAGAGGATGGCCTTATTGAAGCCATTGAGCACAATATCTCCAGTGGTGATGTGATGTTTGGCTCGGCATTGCTACCCGATTTGCTTGGTCCTATCGTAGGAGCAGATATTGGAGCCTGGCGCGGAGGGATGATTCAGTACCGAGCTATCCCGAATTTTCGGGCAGTGTCCTGGCGGGTGAAATTACCTTTTTCCACCAGCTGGTGGCGTAGCCTTGGCCTGCTAGCCAATACCTTTGCCATCGAAAGTTTTATGGATGAATTGGCCATCAAAGCAGGGAAAGATCCGGTGCAGTTTCGCTTGGCGCAAATTCAGGACGACAAGGCGGGCCAACGCCTCAAAGCCGTCATCAATGCTGCTGCCGACAAAGCAGGCTGGAAAGATGAGGTGGTAAACGGTAGAGCCATGGGCTTTGCCGCTTCTACGGATGCCAATACGCCTTGTGCACACGTAGTAGAAGTGTCTATCGAAGATGGAGAGATCAAAGTTCATAAAGTAACCTGTGCCATGGACCCCGGTATTGCCGTCAACCCCGATCAGGTGCGCGCGCAGTGTGAAGGTTCCATCATCATGGGCATGAGCGCCGCCATGTACGAGCAAATGAAAGTGAAAGATGGCGCTCTGACACCTACCATCTACGGCCCCTACCAGATGGCGCTGATGAGAGATGCCCCCAAAGAGATAGAAGTGGTGCTGCTACAAAATGATGATAAACCCGGTGCAGTGGGTGAACCACCGATGGGCCCCATCGGCGCAGCCGTAGCCAATGCAGTGTTTAGACTGACGGGGCAGCGCCTGCGGGAGATGCCTTTGCAGTTGGCTTGA
- a CDS encoding (2Fe-2S)-binding protein, producing MKISFQINGVPQSVDVDENTPLLWVVRDVLDLKGTKFGCGKAACGACTLHVDGEAIRSCSYAVKYAEGKDITTIEGLGNADHPHPVQQAWMEEVVPQCGYCQPGFMMATAAMLEKIPNPTDEDIDANIVNICRCGTYYRMRKAIHRAAELHHVNTQNS from the coding sequence ATGAAGATATCCTTTCAAATCAACGGAGTACCCCAATCGGTAGATGTTGATGAAAATACGCCTTTGTTGTGGGTGGTCCGCGATGTACTCGACCTCAAGGGGACCAAGTTTGGTTGTGGGAAAGCCGCATGTGGCGCTTGTACGCTCCACGTTGATGGGGAAGCCATTCGCTCTTGTTCCTACGCAGTGAAATATGCGGAAGGCAAAGACATTACCACCATCGAAGGTTTGGGCAACGCCGACCATCCACATCCTGTGCAGCAGGCATGGATGGAAGAAGTGGTTCCACAGTGTGGTTATTGTCAGCCAGGATTCATGATGGCTACCGCCGCTATGTTGGAGAAAATCCCCAATCCTACCGATGAGGACATTGACGCCAACATCGTTAATATTTGTCGCTGTGGGACCTACTATCGCATGCGCAAAGCCATCCACCGGGCCGCAGAACTGCATCATGTTAATACCCAAAATTCGTAA
- a CDS encoding TetR/AcrR family transcriptional regulator, which translates to MVSKKERILEAALALFAKQGYAATSTNAIAKKAAVSEGLLFKHFGNKQGLLDALLKEAEDQVALLVAPIVTEKNPQEVIRKCIEMPFEVPQEAYNFWRLIFQMKWSIDYDPKKKEQLLRDKLLAVFTELGKEDPEQETELLMQLIDSVSIGLLQGSLNDPLLFRDFLLKKYI; encoded by the coding sequence TTGGTTTCAAAAAAAGAACGTATTCTGGAAGCCGCTTTAGCCTTGTTTGCCAAGCAAGGATACGCGGCTACTTCTACCAATGCCATTGCCAAAAAAGCAGCGGTTTCGGAAGGGCTATTGTTTAAGCACTTTGGAAACAAGCAGGGCTTGTTGGATGCCTTACTCAAAGAAGCAGAGGATCAAGTTGCTTTGCTTGTCGCACCAATTGTCACTGAAAAAAATCCCCAGGAAGTAATCCGTAAGTGTATTGAGATGCCTTTTGAGGTGCCGCAGGAGGCATACAATTTCTGGCGTTTAATTTTTCAGATGAAATGGAGCATTGATTACGATCCTAAAAAAAAGGAGCAACTACTGCGCGACAAATTATTGGCCGTATTTACGGAATTAGGGAAAGAAGACCCCGAACAGGAGACGGAGCTTCTGATGCAACTCATTGACAGCGTTTCGATTGGCTTATTGCAAGGCAGTCTAAACGACCCCTTGTTGTTTCGAGACTTTTTATTAAAAAAATACATCTAG